In Gossypium hirsutum isolate 1008001.06 chromosome A10, Gossypium_hirsutum_v2.1, whole genome shotgun sequence, the DNA window aacaagcttcctatgcttccaggataaaaaccgaatgctcatcttaccaccaacatgcatatttaattatctcaagcctctcttaatcaattttattcataatagcatgaactcaacaatccattactcatacaaaacaacataaccgaaagtcttactcattccaaaaattcaaatctcaacttggtcacaaaaataacttgatatctcaccaacacaacatcaacaccaagcaagaatgatgcatccatggccgagtgtcatttccatcacatagcaagatttagaccatgggctaggtagaactcaagctaacaactaaaacatgcatgcatctcatggaacatcatcaaacataccttagcctagttacatccatggccgaacctcttcaatctttcttcttccttcctccttaaaattttcggccaaggatgaaccaaaggatgaacactttttttttgtttttctttccttcaactcacggcaaggggggggacaatcacacatatcctttcttttttttttttgtttctcatcctactaacactaatattttattgcccatgctctttattttattgtttcctcccatgatgcaccaacacaacaggtctatgacatgttttgcccatcaccctttgtccatcctaatgtcatcgccggccactactagatggggggaaaattgacatgcaagtcccccctttttcaacatgcactaataggtccttatgttttgatctatcacatttcaaaaatgtcacacataagccctattgactaaattcacatgaaatttactaaatcgaagcttaaaattttcacacatttattttagacaataaatatcatgttcaactaatttggttactcggtttagcggtctcgaaatcgctttccgactagggtcaaattaggggtgtcacaaggaTATTTTCCTCCTTTGCTTCAATATCTTACTTTCAAAGAATGGTCCAATTATGAATtctatccttttattttattaaaattaatcagTTAGTCCCACtattttaatttgtcaaaatttgaGCTTTGTACTTTACGAAAACTAAAAAATTAGTCTAGTTGTTGGTAAATACATGAAGTTGAACCACTATTTTTTTGCTAATTTGCTCGATATAGATTGTTGaattattgattttaattattttgtgcATATGAATTACAAAAATCGATGATTTTAAGATTAACAATTCAAAGGCAATGTTTAATAGTGTCACCTAATGAGACTAAATTATTAGTTTTTGTaaagcaaattaaaatataagaattaagtCAACAACCTCTTAAcccaatgaaaaaaatattatgttataagTATAAGAGTTTAGGCTTGATAAGTAACCTCATTCCCcttatgtaattatataaaaagAGGGCTAAAATGTCAATTTCAGTAAAATAGAGGGATGCATTTCATGATTAGACATTTTCAATCACTGATAAGCTATACAAATACCGAGATCCTTTGACTTCGAGACTCACTTTAGAACACCACACAGGAGGAGCTTTAATTAGTCGCCTGTTTCTTCCCTTGTTTTTCTGTTTGAACAATCAAATCTAATCTGTGTTCCGTTTATGTTGTTcaaaatttaatttgtgtttacTTGTAACTATTGAATCTCTATCGTCACACACCCACAAAACGCACCTCTAAAAGgttataaggaaaaaaaaaaaaaccaaaccacCTGCGTTTCAAGGAGGAAAATTAATGGAAGAGCTAAAGTCAAGGCCCACAAATTCTTCCCCTCTCACCCCACTAGGCTTCTTAGACAGAGCAGCCACAGTGTACGGTGATTGCACCTCCATCATCTACAATAATACTTCCTACACTTGGTCTGAAACCCACCGGCGATGTCTCCAGTTAGCTTCTTCCCTCTCCTCTACCGGCATCAAAACCGGCCCCGTCGTTTCCGTTTTAGCCCCCAACATCCCAGCAATGTACGAGCTTCATTTCGCTGTTCCCATGTCTGGTGCTGTCCTAAACAGCATCAACACCCGCCTTGATGCCCGCACTGTCTCCATCCTCCTATGTCACGGTGAATCAAAGCTCCTCTTTGTCGATACCCTTTCTCAGTCTCTGGCCTTGGAAGCCATCTCTTTGTTTCCTCCCAACGAAACCCCCCCACTTCTGGTCTTAATCAAAGATGATGAGGATGATGGTGTGAGTTCCACACTTGACTCTCGCTTCTGTTGCACGTATGAGAGTCTGGTGGAGAAAGGCAACCCTGGTTTCAAGTGGATTCGGCCTGAAAGTGAGTGGAATCCGATTGTTTTGAACTATACATCAGGTACCACCTCGTCTCCTAAAGGAGTGGTTCATTGCCACAGGGCAGTTTTCACCATCACCGTTGATTCTTTAATCGATTGGGAAGTTCCAAAACAACCTGTTTATTTATGGACACTCCCAATGTTTCATGCTAATGGGTGGAGTTTCACTTGGGGGATGGCTGCCGTCGGTGGAACTAATATTTGCGTTCGAAAATTCGACGCCCCAATCATCTATAATTTGATCAGAAAACATGGCGTCACTCATATGTGTGGAGCCCCCGTGGTGCTTAACATGTTATCAAATTCTCCTGAAACTAAACCACTCGAAAATCCAGTCCAAATCCTCACCGCTGGAGCTCCACCGCCAGCAGCGGTTCTTTCCAGGACCGAGTCACTCGGTTTCATAGTGAGTCACGGGTACGGGTTAACCGAAACGGGAGGACTGGTTGTTTCTTGTGCTTGGAAAAGGGAATGGAACAAGTTTCCATTGGCGGAGAGGGCGAGGCTGAAAGCGAGACAAGGAGTGAGAACTCTGACTGTGACGGAAGCGGACATAGTGGATCCCGAGTCAGGACTGAGTGTAAAGCGAGACGGGTCAAGCCTTGGGGAAATCGTTTTGAGAGGTCCTTCTATCATGTTGGGGTATCTAAAGGACCCAAATGCCACATCCAATTGCTTGAAAGAAGACGGCTGGTTTTACACCGGAGATGTTGGGGTGATCCACCCTGATGGATATATGGAAATCAAAGATCGTTCAAAGGATGTTATAATTAGCGGCGGGGAGAATCTGAGTAGTGTTGAAGTTGAATCCATTTTGTACACTCACCCAGCAATCAATGAAGCGGCGGTGGTGGCTAGGCCGGATGAGTATTGGGGAGAGACTCCTTGTGCTTTTGTGAGCTTGAAAGCTGAGTTAACTCGGAAACCCAGTGAGATTGAGATTATGGAGTACTGTAGAGCTAAGTTGCCACACTACATGGTGCCCAAAACGGTGGTGTTTAAGGATGAATTACCCAAGACTTCAACCGGGAAGATTCTCAAGTTCGTTCTGAGGGAAATTGCAAAGGGAATGGGTTCATCTTCCACTCGGGTGAGTAGAATGTGAACTGAGTCGAATCGCGTTTTGCATGATTGTCTGTGTCAGCAAGGTAAAGATTGGCTTGTCGTTTCGATCAAAACTAGTTAAAAACAATAAACTATGTATTATGTAAGCAATTTATATGATTGGCTCAAAACTAGTTAGTAAATGAGAAATGCCGGATTTAACTAATAGTAGTTGAATAATATGTTCGTATTTCAGATTTGGAAATGCTATCTCATGTGTATTGTTTGGCTAACCTCCAACACTACAAGATggaaattattttatattcttgaaTGCaataacacatatataaataacTAATATACTAGACACCGGTGTAGTAACAAATAATTTTCGTTGTTAAATCTCTCTATTATCATTAACTTACCGCTTCAAATTTCCCCTGCTTTACAAATAGAGCCATTTTATTCTGTTTGGCAGCAATTGATAtcataataatttaattgaataaatattaaaatattttctggtattattctaaaattatttttatcattttatatacaaTCTTCTACACACATACAAAAATTTGATCATAGATTTTTTACACTTACACTTTACTTGATGTGATTCGGCTCGGTTGAATGAGTCGAGTCTATGTATGTCGCCTGATCGTCGTCGAGGAAGTATCGTTCGGCTTAAGAAAAGGACGTATTAAGCTAAGTATGAGCGGAAGTTGACAAAGTGGTTCCAATGATAGCCTAAGTATGATTTTtggtaggttcggtttaacaaagataTAAGGTAAATAGTTGATAGATAGGATGCAATGGAAAAAGTGAACTTAAACGTCAAGAGCGATTCAATACTATAAGGAGTGTCACCCCGGTTCTTATATTGTTTAAGGAGGTGAAGTGGATGATAGaggatggaccttgacccgttacctaaagaggtaggaaccaaaggtataatttGATGGATAAATGCCACACCaaggttggtgataagttcagaaaggAGTTCgggttgacaccactagcaagctagataagtcaatcgAAACTCAAACGAAATAGAGAGGaagaaacctcacaagaacaatgttcattcAATAATATGGCAAAAGTCTCCTTCTACATGATTACAATAACTATTTATAAGCTTAAAGTGCCTATTGAAATTCAGCATCTAAATGTGTTCAGACTAATCTTAAATCTGTTCATATTTGTATTTAACATGTCCACACACATAACATTAAAATTCGATTCATGCTTAAAGATGgtgcatgaattggccgaaccatcatgttgcttcacttgatgcagcCTTGAAGAACAACcctaattccatgaatgtgcagccctttaatactcctacatctcccttggccggATGAAGCTTTAATGTgccttgaatacttgaatggtcagCTTGAATGTGCATGGAGCTAATCAACATACATGAATCATCCCAATACATGTTTCTCCATAAATACAgaccatgaatcttcaaatacatgaacattTAGCatctccctcttgcatgaacgtcccaaatacatatttaataaaagCTTAGCTATCATAttaattcggctagctcaaatgATGTGAAAAGCACAAATAAGTTGAAGTGAGCTATTAAATGAACTAATGAGCTGTAGCAAAATAAACTAATTAGAATAAAACTTAGTTTATTCTAATGATAAAGAAAACGAACTGAAAAGTAGCTAAATTGAACTCAAACAAGCTGAAATAagctcaattgagctaatttgaGCTGAATGGGGCTTAGAGAGCTGGAGATGAGCTGAGTTCGGCTTGCACAAGGGTGCAAGGGATCTTTTAAGGAGCTGGTCTGAGCTTCCTAATTAGCGTGGAGCTTTGATCCATCCCAA includes these proteins:
- the LOC107897748 gene encoding probable acyl-activating enzyme 6 — translated: MEELKSRPTNSSPLTPLGFLDRAATVYGDCTSIIYNNTSYTWSETHRRCLQLASSLSSTGIKTGPVVSVLAPNIPAMYELHFAVPMSGAVLNSINTRLDARTVSILLCHGESKLLFVDTLSQSLALEAISLFPPNETPPLLVLIKDDEDDGVSSTLDSRFCCTYESLVEKGNPGFKWIRPESEWNPIVLNYTSGTTSSPKGVVHCHRAVFTITVDSLIDWEVPKQPVYLWTLPMFHANGWSFTWGMAAVGGTNICVRKFDAPIIYNLIRKHGVTHMCGAPVVLNMLSNSPETKPLENPVQILTAGAPPPAAVLSRTESLGFIVSHGYGLTETGGLVVSCAWKREWNKFPLAERARLKARQGVRTLTVTEADIVDPESGLSVKRDGSSLGEIVLRGPSIMLGYLKDPNATSNCLKEDGWFYTGDVGVIHPDGYMEIKDRSKDVIISGGENLSSVEVESILYTHPAINEAAVVARPDEYWGETPCAFVSLKAELTRKPSEIEIMEYCRAKLPHYMVPKTVVFKDELPKTSTGKILKFVLREIAKGMGSSSTRVSRM